Proteins co-encoded in one Quercus robur chromosome 8, dhQueRobu3.1, whole genome shotgun sequence genomic window:
- the LOC126697050 gene encoding glyoxylate/hydroxypyruvate reductase HPR3-like — protein sequence MASDQASTPPPLEIQSHDLSKVIVLHPPPVFNYFKDLFSKKFHLLKAWESPLPRHEFLTNHAHSVQAMLCSGTGPPISADIIRLLPSLRLVVTTSAGLNHIDLTECRNRGISIANAGEVFSEDVADLAVGLLIDVFRKISASDRYVRHGLWATKGDYPLGSKLGGKRIGIVGLGSIGFQVAKRLEAFGCNISYNSRKRKDFVSYPFYTNVCELAANSDVLIICCGLTEQTRHMINREVLLALGKEGVIVNIGRGAIIHEKELVQCLVQGEIGGAGLDVFENEPDVPKELFELDNVVLAPHMAVFTTESFKDLCDLMIGNLEAFFSKKPLLSLVMNE from the exons ATGGCTTCAGATCAGGCTTCAACTCCACCACCATTAGAAATCCAATCCCATGACCTCTCTAAAGTCATAGTTCTGCACCCTCCACCTGTTTTCAACTATTTCAAGGACCTTTTCTCCAAAAAATTCCACCTCCTAAAAGCTTGGGAGTCACCACTTCCTCGACATGAATTCTTGACCAACCACGCACACTCAGTTCAGGCCATGCTCTGCTCTGGCACTGGCCCTCCCATCTCCGCCGACATTATACGGCTTCTCCCATCGCTCAGGCTCGTCGTCACCACCAGTGCCGGCCTCAACCACATCGACCTCACCGAGTGCCGGAACCGTGGAATCTCTATAGCCAATGCTGGAGAAGTGTTTTCTGAGGATGTTGCGGACCTGGCTGTGGGCCTTTTGATCGATGTGTTCAGAAAGATCTCTGCTTCTGATCGGTATGTCAGACATGGGCTTTGGGCTACTAAGGGAGATTACCCACTTGGGTCTAAG TTAGGAGGTAAGCGAATTGGGATTGTTGGATTGGGAAGCATTGGCTTTCAAGTGGCAAAAAGGCTTGAGGCCTTTGGTTGCAACATCTCATATAACTCGAGGAAGAGGAAGGACTTTGTGTCATACCCTTTCTATACAAATGTATGTGAACTAGCGGCTAATAGTGATGTCCTTATTATATGTTGTGGATTGACTGAGCAAACCAGGCACATGATTAATAGGGAAGTTTTATTAGCATTGGGGAAGGAGGGAGTCATTGTCAATATTGGTCGTGGAGCTATTATTCATGAGAAGGAATTGGTGCAGTGTTTGGTACAAGGGGAGATTGGAGGTGCTGGCTTAGATGTGTTTGAGAATGAGCCTGATGTTCCTAAAGAGCTCTTTGAATTGGATAATGTTGTGTTGGCACCGCACATGGCTGTCTTTACAACAGAATCTTTTAAGGATTTGTGTGATTTAATGATTGGGAATTTGGAAGCTTTCTTTTCAAAGAAACCATTGCTTTCTCTAGTCATGAATGAATGA
- the LOC126697051 gene encoding glyoxylate/hydroxypyruvate reductase HPR3-like — MATPNHLGNHDHRSKELSQVLVLEPPPIMKLYGDQFLNDFQLLKAWESPLPLDQFLSIHAQSVKALLTPGRYPLTRNILQLIPSLQLVVTTSAGLNHIDLPEFQRRGIAIASAGDVYSEDVADMAVGLLIDVLRKISAADRYVRKGLWDTKAEFPLGSKLCSKRVGIVGLGSIGQEVAKRLQAFGCRIMYTSRNKKPFVSYPYYSNVLELAADSDVLIICCGLTEQTRHMINKDVMLALGKEGVIINIGRGPIIDEKELVQCLVQRELAGAGLDVFENEPHVPRELITMDNVVLSPHRAVRTPETLAAMCEHVKGNLEAFFSNKPLLSPVMNI; from the exons ATGGCAACTCCTAATCATCTGGGAAATCATGACCACCGGTCAAAAGAGCTCTCACAAGTCCTAGTCCTTGAACcaccgccaatcatgaaattaTATGGAGACCAGTTCTTGAATGACTTCCAATTGTTGAAAGCATGGGAGTCACCACTTCCTCTAGACCAATTCTTGAGCATCCATGCACAATCAGTCAAAGCCCTCCTCACTCCTGGCCGCTATCCGCTCACCAGAAATATCCTCCAGCTGATCCCCTCACTGCAGCTTGTGGTAACCACCAGTGCTGGCCTTAATCACATCGACTTGCCGGAGTTCCAGAGGCGGGGCATCGCTATAGCCAGTGCTGGGGATGTGTACTCCGAAGATGTAGCTGATATGGCAGTAGGATTATTGATTGATGTGTTGAGGAAGATATCAGCTGCTGACCGCTATGTGAGGAAGGGACTTTGGGATACAAAAGCAGAGTTTCCTCTTGGCTCTAAG TTGTGCAGCAAGCGAGTTGGGATAGTTGGTTTAGGAAGCATTGGCCAAGAAGTTGCAAAAAGGCTCCAGGCCTTTGGTTGCAGAATCATGTACACATCAAGGAACAAGAAGCCATTTGTTTCATACCCTTATTACTCCAATGTTCTTGAACTCGCAGCTGATAGCGATGTGCTAATTATATGTTGTGGTTTAACCGAGCAAACACGCCACATGATTAATAAGGATGTCATGTTAGCATTGGGAAAGGAAGGAGTCATCATTAATATAGGACGCGGGCCTATAATAGATGAGAAGGAGTTAGTGCAGTGCTTGGTGCAACGAGAGCTGGCAGGAGCTGGGTTGGATGTGTTTGAGAATGAGCCTCATGTTCCAAGAGAGCTTATAACCATGGATAATGTTGTGTTATCACCACATAGGGCTGTCCGTACGCCAGAAACATTAGCAGCAATGTGTGAACATGTGAAAGGGAATTTGGAAGCTTTCTTCTCGAATAAACCGTTACTTTCTCCAGTCATGAATATATGA